Genomic window (Vampirovibrionales bacterium):
TGATGGCCCCGACCCAGTTCCGCGCAGATTTGGGCGCCGCTGTCGAGCGCTTGCAGCAGCATTTGCGAGACGGCGAACGCGTCTTTGTGACGACCGATCACCCGCAACGGGCGCTGGACGCCTGCAAGGAGCGCGGCGTCGGCGCGATTTACTGGAGCGAGGAAGGCGTCAGCGCCGAAGACGCCTCGTGGCAACCCACCTCAGAAGTCATCATCTCCAAAACGGGCCCACAAGAAGGATTCTTACTGCCGGAGCATCGTCTGGCGCATTATAGCGATGTCGAATTATTCGGGCGCGGACACAAGCGGATTATTCTCAAGGCAAAATCCGGGCGCAGCCGCGACGATATCGACGTGATTAATTCCGTCAACGACCTGCGCCCCGGCGATTACGTCGTGCATATCAAACACGGCATCGGGCGCTTTCTGTCGCTGGCGCAAATTAAAATCGACGGCGAAACGCGCGAATACCTGACGCTGCAATATTCCGGCACGGATAAGCTGCATGTGCCGGTTGATCAGGTCAATCAGTTGTCGCGCTATCGGGGCGCGGGCGACAAGCCGCCCAAACTCAATCGCATGGGGGGAACCGACTGGAGTCGCGTCAAGGGCAAGGTGCAAAAGTCGGTCGCCAACATCGCCCGCGATCTGGTGGCCCTGTACGCGCGGCGCGCCAAAACCCCCGGCGTGCGCTTTGACGCCGATTCTCCATGGCAGGTGGAAATGGAAGAAGCCTTCCCCTACTCCGAAACCCCCGATCAATGGCAGGCCATTCTCGATATGAAAGGGGATATGGAATCCGAGAAGGTCATGGATCGCCTGATCTGCGGCGATGTGGGCTTTGGTAAGACCGAGGTCGCCTTGCGCGGGCTGTTTAAATGCGCTCTCAGCGGCAAACAGGCCGCCGTTCTGGCCCCGACGACCATTCTGGCGCAGCAGCATTTTAATACCGTCAGCGAGCGCTTTCGCCCTTATCCGGTGCGTATTGGCCTGTTATCGCGATTCCGTTCGCCTCAGGAGCAGCGCGATGTCGTTCGCCGCTTGGCTCTGGGCGAGATCGACGTGGTGATTGGCACGCATCGGCTTTTACAAAAAGATATCGTCTTTAAAGATCTGGGCCTGTTGGTCATCGACGAAGAACAGCGTTTTGGCGTCGCGCATAAAGAAAAAATCAAGCAGATGCGCGCCAATATTGATGTTCTCACGATGTCGGCCACGCCGATTCCCCGCACGCTCTATATGTCGCTGTCCGGCGTGCGCGAAATGAGCCTGATCCGCACGGCTCCGACCAATCGTCTGCCCATTCAAACCTTCGTCGGCCCTTATAATCCGGCTCAAATCCGCATGGCGATTCTGCAAGAGATGGATCGCGGCGGTCAGGTGTATTTTCTGCACAACCGGGTCCAAAGCATCTACGAAAAACTCGGCGAATTGCAGGCGCTGATTCCTGAGGCGCGTTACGCCGTCGGCCATGGCCAGATGAGCGGCGACGATCTCGAAACCGTGATGCTCGACTTCGCCAATCACCAGACCGACGTCCTGCTGTGTACGACTATCATCGAAAGCGGGCTGGATATTCCCAACGTCAACACCATTGTCATTGATCAGGCCAATCGCTTCGGGCTGGCGCAGTTGTATCAGATTCGCGGTCGCGTCGGTCGCAGCGATGCGCAAGCGTACGCCTATTGTTATTACGACCCCGAAAAAATCCTGTCGCAAGACGCGCGCGATCGCCTGCGCGCCATCCGCGAATTCACGACGCTGGGCAGCGGCTACCAGATCGCCATGCGCGATCTGGAGATCCGGGGCGTGGGCAACATTCTGGGCGCAGAACAGCACGGACACATGATTTCCGTGGGCTTTGACCTGTATTGCCAGATGCTCGACGATTCCATCCAGACGCTTCAGGGCAAGCAGGAGAAGGCGCGCGAGTCGTCGGTCATTGATCTGAACGTCACGGCCTTCATCCCGGAAAAATGGGCGGGCGATCTGGACGTCAAGCTCAGCGAATACAAGCGGCTGGCTGATATCGACAGCGAACTGGCGCTTGAGCATATTCAGGCCGAGTGGCGCGATCGTTTTGGCGATATTCCGCCTCAGACGCTGCAACTGGTGAATCTGGTGCGCTTGCGCATTCAGGCGGGCGAACTGGGCATTCCGCTGGTGCGCTCTGACGAGGAATTTTTACGCATCACGGTCCGCTATACGCTTCAGGAATGGATGGCGCTGCAAAACAAACTGCCGCCGGAAATCGGCAGGCGTGCGCGCTGGACGCCGGGCGCCTCTTCTATCCAGGGCAGCATGCCGACCTTGCTCATTCGCCTGAGCGGGATGAATGGCGACGATCAGGTCGCTTACCTGCTCAAACTGTTCGCCGCGCTGCGCGCCATCGACGCCGCCGTCGCAGATTCGCCGTCCTGACGGCCTTACGACTGCCAGCCGTAAAGGTAGTACAACAGGGTTCGTACGCCGAAGCCGCTGGCGCCTTTAGGGGTCTCGGGCCGATCGGCGCTGGTCCAGGCGGGGCCGGCAATATCCAGATGCGCCCAGGCGCGATCGCCTTCAATAAAATGCTTCAGAAACATCGCGGCGCAGGCGGTTCCGGCCTTGCCTTTCGATCCGGCGTTGATGAGATCCGCCACATCGCTTTTCAGGGCCTCTTCGTACTCCTCGTAGAGCGGCAACTGCCAGAGCTTTTCACCGGCAGCCTCGCCGCTGGCGCGTAAGGCGTCGATCAGCGGCTGATTGCTCCCCATGATCCCGGCGGCGGCCTCGCCAAGAGCCGTAATACACGCGCCGGTAAGCGTCGCCAGATCAATGATCTCATCCGGGGAGACGGTCTTCTGGGCATACGTGATCGCATCGGCCAGAATCAGGCGGCCTTCGGCGTCGGTGTTGTTGATTTCAATGGTTTTGCCCGACATGGCGCGTACGATATCGCCCGGCTTGCTGGCGCCGGGGCCGGGCATGTTTTCGCACAGCGGTAAAAACCCATCGACGCGGCAATTCAGGGGCAATCCGGCTTGAGCCAGTTCGCCCAGCGCGCCCATGCTGGCCAGCACGGCAGCGGCGCCGGCCATGTCCATTTTCATTAACTCCTGTCCGGCGGGCGGTTTCAGCGACAGGCCGCCGCTGTCAAACGTGATGCCTTTACCGACCAGCGCCACGGTTTTCGTGGACTTCACCGACGCCGGCGGCGTGATGCTCAGATGCACCAGATACGGCGGCGCGTCGCTGCCTTTGGCCACCGAGAGAAACGCGCCCATCCCGGATTTTTCCAGATCTGCCCGCGACAGAACCTGACAGGACACGCCCGACAACCCTTCGGCCAGTTGGCGCATCGCGTCGGGCGTGATGGCGTTGGCGCTGTCAGATACCCAATCGCGCGCACGCCGAACGGCGCGCCCTGTGATTGCGCCGACGCCTAGTCCGGCTTCGATTTCCGCGATTTTTGCGGCGTCCCGTTCGACGATTGCGACCCGTTCAATCTCTACTCGCGGTAGATCGCCGCGTTGCGGGGTTTTATAGCGCAAAAACTGATACGCCCCCATCAGCGTCCCTTCCGCCAGCAGACGCGCCGCGCGTCCAGCGTCGAAGCCGCCTGCGCCCGCGCCGTGCAGAATCGTCGCGACAGACCGCGCCCGAAGCTTCTGGCACGCGCGAATGGCAGCCGCTGCAGCGCGGCGGATGGCCGCTCCATTGAACTGCGCCTGCTTGCCGAGGCCGACCATCACCACGTACGGCGTTTTAAGGGCGCCATACGTCGGAAACACACAGGTATCGCCTAATTTTCCATGAAAAACCCGTCCCGCGGCCAGTTCTTTGCCAATGGCGCGATTCAGCGCCTGATCCACCGCCCCGGCGCCGCCTGCGGGCTCAATGACGCCTTCAAACAGATTGACTATCAACGCGTCGGCGTCGATGCCGACGAGATCGCCGCGAACAACAGAAAACTCGGTCATACCCGATCAAGGCTCCTCTCCTGGCGCTGTCCAAAAACGTGCGCCGTCTCTGCGAAGCCCTGATTATACCAAGATCGCGCCTTCTGCTCGATGCTAGCGCATGCCGCGTTCTTTAAAGTGGTCTCTGTACTGGAAGTCAGATCCCATGACGTGGCCTTTCAGCCATTGGGTGAGCATATTCAGCACGGCGTCGTCGACAACGGCCGTTCCCGCCTTGAATTGCTCATAGAACCCGACTACCTGCGCCTTGAAGCGTTCGTGCTGCTCAATATGGGCGCGGGCGTCGGGATAATCCGTCTGCTGCATCATGGCTTCTTCGTTGTCGAAATGCGACACCGTGTAATTAATCAGCCCTTCGAGCAGATTCCCCATCACGGCGCCGGACGATTCGGTTTGCACCGCCTCATTCAACTGATTAATTAACCGGAACAGATACTGGTGCTGATTATCAATCGACGGGATGCCCACGGCGTAGTCGTTTGTCCAGACGATATAGGGCTCGCATACATTAAAGGCGTTAATCAGCTCGGTTAATTCCGCTGATAGAGAAGAAAGCGCATCGGCGTCTTTTTTGACATCGCTCGATCGCTGCGCGCTTTCCTGCGAAACCTGGCGAACCTGGGCCATGCCGCGTTCCATTTCTTGCGAGCAGACCGAGGCGCCCTGCATTTTTTCTTCGATGGTTTGGGTGCGCGTGGTCAACGAAATCAGGTTCTGGCTAATGCTGTCGACGGCCATCAGCGTTTTGTCGGCTTTTTCGGCGACGTTGCCCGCCAGTTGCGCAGAGCCCGAGACGTTGCCCGCCACCTGTTGCGCGGCTGCCGCCACCCCGACGACGCTGCGTCCGACCTCCTGTACGGTGGCCGCCTGCTGGTCAATGGCAGTGGCAATGGATTCGCTGATATTGTTAATTTGGGTAATGGTTTCGGTAATCGAGGCGATTTCTGCAATGGCGGCGTGGGTGCTGTTCTGCATATCCTCGATGCGCTGACGAATGACGTCGGTCGCCTGTTCCGATTGCTTGGCCAGTTCTTTGACTTCGCTGGCGACCACGGCAAAGCCCTTACCGGCCTCTCCGGCGCTGGCGGCTTCAATCGAGGCGTTGAGGGCCAATAAATTGGTTTGAGACGCAATGGTGCGAATCAGGCCCAACACATTGCCGATCTCTTGCGCGGATTCTCCCAGCGCGTTCACCGATTGTCGGGTGGCCGCTGCGCGCTGTTCGGCGTCGTTGGTGACCTGGGCCGCCTGAGCGGCGTTGCCCGCGACTTCATTCAGCGAGGCGCTCATTTGCTCCATGGCGCTCGCAATGGTGTGAACGGATCCTGACATTTGCTCGGCCGCCTGCGACATTTCGCGCATATTGACCGCCAGTTGCTCGGCGGATTGGCCCACGTCGCGGCCGCTCTGCTCGACCTGCTCACAGGACCGCCCGACTTCGCGCACATTGTCAGACGCCATCACCACGGCGTCCGCTACGGTATGAATATCGCCGCCGAGCCGTTCGGTCAGTACGTTGGTGGAGTCCGACGCGCTGCGCAGATTGTCGCTCATTATGTCAATCTGGCTGGCTGTTTGCTGCATGTCGCAGGACGAAGCGGTCACGGTGGAGACCTGCCGTTTAATTTGGGTCATCAATGAGCGCAAGCTCTTCGACATATCCGCCAGCGCATGACTCAATTGCCCGATTTCATCGCGTGAATCGAGGCGTTCAACGGTTCCCGATAAATCCCCGGCAGAAATCTTCTGCGCCGTTTTGGTGATCGCCTGAATGGGTCTGCTGATCGATGTTGCAATCCACCAGCCAATGAGCGCCATTAACCCGATGGCAACAAGGCAGACTAACGGAAAGGCGACTTTAAAAGTCTCGGTGTGCCGATGCATCGCGGCCTCCTGGTCGGCCACTTGCTGGCTGTTGTGTTGTTTGAGCGCATCAAAATACTGATCGGAGCTCAAATACAGCGGCCGCGACTTGTGATGTTCCCACGCGACGGCTTTTGCGGGATCTCCTGCGCCGGACAGCGCCACCAGCTGGGCGATATCGGCTCGATCGCGTTCAATAAAGCTTTCCAGATTCTGGAAAAGCGTCTGTTCGCTTTCTCCCGCCACGCGCTTGCGGTAAGACGCCAGCGTTTGATCCATCGCCTCGTCAGACTCTTTAATCCCCTTTCGCAAGTCGGTCCGCTCTTGGGGCTGAGTGGCGTAAACCAGCGCGCTGGCGCGGAGTCGACGCATCCAGTAGGCGTCATTAATGTCGCTGATGTCATTGGCGTTTGGCAAGAATCGCTGGGCCATCTGTCGTGAGGCGCTTTCCATTTCCATGGCATTGAGGACGGCAATGGCGATTACGCTCAGCAGCACGACCGAAGAGGTGACAGTGGCCAATAATTGCTTGTGAAACACGTTCAGGTTTTTGAAAAAGCCCATCATCGACGCAAATGCTCCTCAAAAAATCTTTCAGAGTTTTTGGCATAGTTTGATATTCATTGTAGAAAAGGCGCGCCTGGCTTCGCTTCCTCTGCCCAAACGAAATCGACGCCTTTCAGGCGAAACGCCTGCCTGGTCTCAGCTTGAAGCGCGATAGCGGCTAATTCATGATCATGAAGCGGGCCGGGCGTCGCGCTGGGGCCGTGATTTCCGCGTCGCCGCCGTCGGGATCGCAGAGTAAAAAGCTGGCATTGACGGCGTAATCGCCCGACGCCCACGATTCGCCATCCAGAAACTGCAGGCGTTTGAGATTAAGGCGATACACCCATGAGCGCCCCGCCTCCAACGGACGCGCCTGAGGGCGCTGCCCGAAAATAACGCGCGTATCGCGGCTGACCAGCGGCGCCAGCGGCAATTCGCCAAATCCCGATCGAAAAATGCGAAAGCGGAACTGAGTCAGGGGATCTTTCTCCAGACACAACGGCACGGGTTGTAAGGCCTTTAGCGTGACGCGCATCATCAACCCTTCGCGGCGCGAAAAAATCTGCTTCTGCGGCTCCACTTCCAGTTGAACCGGACGCTTGGGCGCGCTCGGCGTCGTGGAAGCTGCTGGCGCAAGCATTCCTGTGACGCCGCCTATGAGTAAAACCGCCGAAAGCAGCGCTGTGAACGTAAACGCGGCGCGCCCGGCGCTAAACCGGCAGGTCATTAAATCCCGGCAGGACTTGACGGGGCGATCGCGTACGGACGCGGCTTGAACGAATTTCCCTTCTTCTCCCAGCCGACCGTGGTAATGGGGCCGCGCCCCGGATAAATTACCGTGTCGTCGGGCAGCGTCAGGATCCGCTCGCGAACCGAAGCCGTCATTTGCGCCGTGTCCCCGTAAGGAACATCTGTGGGGCCGAGATCGCCCGCATAGAGCAGATCGCCTACAAATACGCCATTAACGCCCGGCATGTAATAACTGAGGCCGCCCGGCGTATTGCCCGGCGTGTGCAGGACGTTGACCCGAATCGAACCAATGCTGAACGAATCTCCGTCGAGCGCCTGCTGATCAATAAAGGCCTGCGGCGGATGATCAACGCTGAGCATAATGGCCTGCGTGTCGAGGTGCGCCAGCCAGAATTCATCCTGCGGACTCATATAGGCGGACAAATCCAGTTGATCGCGCAACGCGGGCTGCCCTTCCAGGAATTCCAGAAATCCGTGGGTCTGGAAAACATCCTGGCAGACCAGATCATGGGCCTTAATAAAGGTCATAATCTGCGCGATGTCGCGTCCGCAATCCACGAGGGCCGAGCAACGCCGCTCCTCGTCCCAAATCAGGTAACTGTTGATTTGAAAAGGCTCATGGGTAAAGATTTCGACTTTAATCATAGAGAAGGCCGTCCTGCAGGAATCGTCTCACTAAGGCGAAGACGTCCGCTGATCATAAGGCGCGGGCGCAAACGGCGCAATGGGAACCACTGGACGCGCTCGCAAAATGGGCGCATTCGACGCGTCGTTTGCAGTTGCAGGAGGCGTCATGGCCTCTTGCGCCAGCGGACGGCTTTGAGAAAGCGCCTGATTGTCAGTGGTTTGTGGGGTCAGCGTTTTGGGCGACGGCTCTACAAGACCTGAACGCTGGGGCGGCTCTGTCGGACGCGCCAGCGGCGGCGGCTGTGAAGGCAATCCCGCTTCTGCGGCAGGCGATGCCCCCGGTCTCGGTTTTTGCTTGGCCGCCAGCGGCGTCAGCAGGCGAATCCGCTCTTGCGCCTGTCCCTGATACCGGCCCTTCGAAGCGGCGGCGGTTTGATACGCGGCAATGGCCTCGTTATAGAGCGATTGACGCTCAAGACTGACGCCCAGACCGTAATACGCGTCCAGAAATCCCGCTTCGGCGCGGATGGCTTCGCGATACGCGGCTTCGGATTCGGTCAGCCGGCTGGCCTCGCCGTATAAAATGCCCAGATTATACGAGGCCATAGGGTTGGACGGATTAATTTGACGCGCCTTTTGCATGGCTTCAATCGCCTTGGGCGCAGAATCCATGGAACGCCACGCGTTGCCCAGCGAAATCAACAGACGATCGTCGTCAGGCTGTTTCTGTAATGCTTTCTCGTAAGCTGCAACGGCTTTTTCCGGCGTCTTGAGGGCGATATACGCGTTGGCCAGCGTCGCCAGCGCTTCCGGGTCGGTGGCCAGCGCCGCGCCTTCTTCCTGCATGACCGGCTCTAACAGCGCCACGGCTTTTTCGGGCTGGGCGCGCTCGATATTCAACTGAGCCAGATAAATCTTGGCGGGCTGGTGACCGGGATCGGCCGCCAGCACGCGCTCAAACAGCCCGATGGCCTTGTCCGCCTCTCCCGGCTGGGATTGCCGCGCCAGGAATGATAACGTGGCCATGCCCAGCATCGGGGCGACGTTGCTCGCCTTTGCGTATTGAGCGGCCTCCTCGTAGCGGGCTTGCGCGCCTTTGAGATCATGCGCCTGATACAGCCGATCGCCCAGATGCGTGAGCGCATTGGCCAAGTCGTCGCCCACAGAGGCGTTTTGCTTGGGATCGGCGTTGTAAACGGCCTTATACAGCGTTGTCGCCTCCTCCAGACGCCCGGCGCGATGATACGCAATGGCGAGATTCTTCTGGAGCTGGCGATCCTGCTGGCCGTCCGGCGCGGCGTAGAGCGCTTCGTAAGCGGCGATCGCCGCGTCAGATTTTCCGTCCATTTGAAGCGCGTAGGCCCGCTGCTTGCTCAAAACATAATGCGTGCGCGCGTCGCTTTGGCCGTCCGCTCCTGACAGCAGCTCATCGAGAAGCGAAATGGCTTTGGGATACTGCTCGGTTTTAACAAACGCGTCGGCCAGGGCTTGGCGCGCCCGAGGGTCGTTGGGCGTGAGTTGGACGTAGCGCTCGTAATAGGGAATCGCTTGCGCCGGCTGATTATTGGCGGCGTACAGTTCGGCAAGCCGCGCCGCGAAGGCGGGATTTTCCGGGGCGAGATCGGCGGCCTTGCGATAATTCAGCAGGGCGAAGCGCGTTTGTCCCAGCGCCAGATTAGCCGCGCCCATTTCGGAGGCGATTTCCGCCTTGTCGCCGTCCTTGGCGTAGGCGAGCTTGAGTTCTTCCAGCGCCTGAGCCGGTTCATTGGAGCGATTGAGGGCTTTTGCCAACGCCAGATGGTCCGAAAAGCGCGATGGGTATTTGGCTTTGAGCGCTTCAAACTGTGGAACCGCTTGCGATTCCTGATTGGTCGCCAATAGCAGATGGGCCAGATTACGCCTGCCTTCGTAATGATCGGGATAGGCCTGTAGAAAGCTCTGGTAGGCCGCGATGGCGTCCGTATATTTTTCCTGACGCGCCAGCGTTCGGGCCAGATTCAGCTCGCCGAACCGATAATCCGGATTCTTGCGCAGCCCCGCGCGATACGCCGCTTCCGCCTTAATCGGGTCATCGACCTGCTCATAGAGGCTCCCCAGCGTGAAGTACAGCATGGGATCCTGAGAATCCATCTCACTGGCGCGCGTATACAGGCTGATGGACTCATTCAGCCGCCCCATCTGCGCCAAGGTCGACGCCAGCTTAATATAGTTCAGGACGTCGTCTGGATCCGTCTCCATAGCCTTGCGAAACGCGCTTTCGGCGGCTTTCAGGTCTCCGGCGCGCTCGGCGGCGACGCCCTGCTGATACGCGTTGAGCGATTCCGCCGTGATGGCGGCGGCCTGCGTCGTCAAGCAGACGTTCAGCAAGAACGCCGCGCCTACCCCGGCGCTCAAGAGAGAATACCCTCTGGGATACAATCTGGCGCCTGCCAGCGAATGACCTTGCGTACGTCTCATCTCTCGGCTCCTGGATAGACAGTTATAGACAATGGATCCGGCTCCTGGCGCTGGCGACGTCCTGCTGCGCAGCTCTCATCCCGCGATTATAAACCCTTCGCCCGGCATCGCGTCGTCTGGGAAGGTCGACGTTTTGTAACAATTTTGGTTCCCCCTCAAGTTTAGCGCGCTTTGGCCGACAAATTTACAGGGCCTGAATTCCCATCGGCGCAAGGCCTTCTCATGCGCCCGTCGGGGGCTTTAGGCTCCAGCGAGCTTGCGGGTTGCAGAAACCCGGTGAATACACGAGGACGCGATGCCATGCTGCAGGGCTACGAACAACGCTTTGCCACCGGGGAAACCATCATTCATCAGGGGGCGCAAGGCGATCGCCTGTTTATCATCAAGCTGGGAACGGTCATGATTTGCCGCGAGTCTGCCGAATCGGGAGACTTGCTGCGCATCGCCGAATTAGGCCCCGGTCACATGTTTGGCGAAATGTACCTGCTCAGTCATGAACACACCCGCAACGCCACAGCCATTGCTGCCTCGGAAGTCACGGCCTACGTCGTCTTCGAAGACTCGGTCGCGCAGGATTTCCAGAAAATGAGCCCCTTCCAGAAAATCATGTTCCGGGAAATGGGCCGCCGCGTGAACGACATGAACGAGTCTTACCTCGGGCGCTCCGCCGTCTGGAGCGGCACGGCCGCCTCCGCATTCTCTTCGCCGCAGGCCCCCGATGACGCGGAAGAGTCTATCCAGTGGCGAGATGCGACCATCTCATCTTCTTAAGATTAAAACCTGAGCGGCGGATTCAGCTCGTTTTCGCCGCCCGTTATCGCCGCCAGCGTTGTACGGACGCCCGCCAGGAAAGAGGGCGCGTCGATCCACGCGTATCCGTCTGCGAACCCGCAGGCGGCCAATCGCTGCGCGCCGCGAGCCAGTAAGCGCCGCGCGCCCAGACGATTGTCGCGATGCGCATGGTGATACCCCACCGCAATCTGAATCAAGCCCTGATAGAACGCGCGCCGCGCCGGGTCGCGTTCAGGACGCCAGAGGGCGTCTTCCAGAATTTCATGACACTCAAAAAAACGCCCGGCGTTAAACGCTTCAACCGCCGGGTAAAACGCTTCCGGCGGTTCGGGGCAAGTCAGGGCGCGCCCCAGTTCCAGACGTGGAGCGTTTATGAAGATGAAGGCGACCCGGAGGCGACGGCTTCAAGTCCCTGGCGCTTCATGGCGTCGAGAAAACGCAGCGCTGCGCGCCGTTGCGCGTCTTGTGGCGCAACACGAAGCAGTTCGACTGCTTTAGAGACAATGGGATCCTGATCATACCAGCGATTGCCTTGACGCGGCGGTTTTGACAGGGCGTAAAACTCCTC
Coding sequences:
- the mfd gene encoding transcription-repair coupling factor — its product is MTPPRISNKVLSAGNHLLDVFLASEWAQDLGNRFLRAPKADESPDTLEAYLENLANPAVKALILAAVFRHCRKLLVVVCAEPQHVQKFRFELNQLLPAHCVEAWPPDAYSPYDQSAIPAGDLREQFRLLARLRQHEHQPDPFILLLSPKNLLLKHPTFDHLNAHAVRIARRDEIAPETLTRRCLEMGYLRTSLIMEPGEFSSRGDIFDLYPINGDPVRIEFFGDMIETIRRIDVDSQRSVELVGEALAIPRSALLVTPENRQRLQARIAEQLERQQQRLSPEEIEGLRGSLSNQLTALEQEFLPDGVDYFAPLVEDNPEDAYRTLLDALPTDAIAALDDWPSLVNHLGGLSDRLDRQLQEGLAKGRLLDMGFSYHVQDADALRELRERIPRRLILDALPLATDSQTVFDRLKSLYPLQVMAPTQFRADLGAAVERLQQHLRDGERVFVTTDHPQRALDACKERGVGAIYWSEEGVSAEDASWQPTSEVIISKTGPQEGFLLPEHRLAHYSDVELFGRGHKRIILKAKSGRSRDDIDVINSVNDLRPGDYVVHIKHGIGRFLSLAQIKIDGETREYLTLQYSGTDKLHVPVDQVNQLSRYRGAGDKPPKLNRMGGTDWSRVKGKVQKSVANIARDLVALYARRAKTPGVRFDADSPWQVEMEEAFPYSETPDQWQAILDMKGDMESEKVMDRLICGDVGFGKTEVALRGLFKCALSGKQAAVLAPTTILAQQHFNTVSERFRPYPVRIGLLSRFRSPQEQRDVVRRLALGEIDVVIGTHRLLQKDIVFKDLGLLVIDEEQRFGVAHKEKIKQMRANIDVLTMSATPIPRTLYMSLSGVREMSLIRTAPTNRLPIQTFVGPYNPAQIRMAILQEMDRGGQVYFLHNRVQSIYEKLGELQALIPEARYAVGHGQMSGDDLETVMLDFANHQTDVLLCTTIIESGLDIPNVNTIVIDQANRFGLAQLYQIRGRVGRSDAQAYAYCYYDPEKILSQDARDRLRAIREFTTLGSGYQIAMRDLEIRGVGNILGAEQHGHMISVGFDLYCQMLDDSIQTLQGKQEKARESSVIDLNVTAFIPEKWAGDLDVKLSEYKRLADIDSELALEHIQAEWRDRFGDIPPQTLQLVNLVRLRIQAGELGIPLVRSDEEFLRITVRYTLQEWMALQNKLPPEIGRRARWTPGASSIQGSMPTLLIRLSGMNGDDQVAYLLKLFAALRAIDAAVADSPS
- a CDS encoding leucyl aminopeptidase, which codes for MTEFSVVRGDLVGIDADALIVNLFEGVIEPAGGAGAVDQALNRAIGKELAAGRVFHGKLGDTCVFPTYGALKTPYVVMVGLGKQAQFNGAAIRRAAAAAIRACQKLRARSVATILHGAGAGGFDAGRAARLLAEGTLMGAYQFLRYKTPQRGDLPRVEIERVAIVERDAAKIAEIEAGLGVGAITGRAVRRARDWVSDSANAITPDAMRQLAEGLSGVSCQVLSRADLEKSGMGAFLSVAKGSDAPPYLVHLSITPPASVKSTKTVALVGKGITFDSGGLSLKPPAGQELMKMDMAGAAAVLASMGALGELAQAGLPLNCRVDGFLPLCENMPGPGASKPGDIVRAMSGKTIEINNTDAEGRLILADAITYAQKTVSPDEIIDLATLTGACITALGEAAAGIMGSNQPLIDALRASGEAAGEKLWQLPLYEEYEEALKSDVADLINAGSKGKAGTACAAMFLKHFIEGDRAWAHLDIAGPAWTSADRPETPKGASGFGVRTLLYYLYGWQS
- a CDS encoding bacteriohemerythrin, translated to MMGFFKNLNVFHKQLLATVTSSVVLLSVIAIAVLNAMEMESASRQMAQRFLPNANDISDINDAYWMRRLRASALVYATQPQERTDLRKGIKESDEAMDQTLASYRKRVAGESEQTLFQNLESFIERDRADIAQLVALSGAGDPAKAVAWEHHKSRPLYLSSDQYFDALKQHNSQQVADQEAAMHRHTETFKVAFPLVCLVAIGLMALIGWWIATSISRPIQAITKTAQKISAGDLSGTVERLDSRDEIGQLSHALADMSKSLRSLMTQIKRQVSTVTASSCDMQQTASQIDIMSDNLRSASDSTNVLTERLGGDIHTVADAVVMASDNVREVGRSCEQVEQSGRDVGQSAEQLAVNMREMSQAAEQMSGSVHTIASAMEQMSASLNEVAGNAAQAAQVTNDAEQRAAATRQSVNALGESAQEIGNVLGLIRTIASQTNLLALNASIEAASAGEAGKGFAVVASEVKELAKQSEQATDVIRQRIEDMQNSTHAAIAEIASITETITQINNISESIATAIDQQAATVQEVGRSVVGVAAAAQQVAGNVSGSAQLAGNVAEKADKTLMAVDSISQNLISLTTRTQTIEEKMQGASVCSQEMERGMAQVRQVSQESAQRSSDVKKDADALSSLSAELTELINAFNVCEPYIVWTNDYAVGIPSIDNQHQYLFRLINQLNEAVQTESSGAVMGNLLEGLINYTVSHFDNEEAMMQQTDYPDARAHIEQHERFKAQVVGFYEQFKAGTAVVDDAVLNMLTQWLKGHVMGSDFQYRDHFKERGMR
- a CDS encoding MBL fold metallo-hydrolase, encoding MIKVEIFTHEPFQINSYLIWDEERRCSALVDCGRDIAQIMTFIKAHDLVCQDVFQTHGFLEFLEGQPALRDQLDLSAYMSPQDEFWLAHLDTQAIMLSVDHPPQAFIDQQALDGDSFSIGSIRVNVLHTPGNTPGGLSYYMPGVNGVFVGDLLYAGDLGPTDVPYGDTAQMTASVRERILTLPDDTVIYPGRGPITTVGWEKKGNSFKPRPYAIAPSSPAGI
- a CDS encoding tetratricopeptide repeat protein, which translates into the protein MRRTQGHSLAGARLYPRGYSLLSAGVGAAFLLNVCLTTQAAAITAESLNAYQQGVAAERAGDLKAAESAFRKAMETDPDDVLNYIKLASTLAQMGRLNESISLYTRASEMDSQDPMLYFTLGSLYEQVDDPIKAEAAYRAGLRKNPDYRFGELNLARTLARQEKYTDAIAAYQSFLQAYPDHYEGRRNLAHLLLATNQESQAVPQFEALKAKYPSRFSDHLALAKALNRSNEPAQALEELKLAYAKDGDKAEIASEMGAANLALGQTRFALLNYRKAADLAPENPAFAARLAELYAANNQPAQAIPYYERYVQLTPNDPRARQALADAFVKTEQYPKAISLLDELLSGADGQSDARTHYVLSKQRAYALQMDGKSDAAIAAYEALYAAPDGQQDRQLQKNLAIAYHRAGRLEEATTLYKAVYNADPKQNASVGDDLANALTHLGDRLYQAHDLKGAQARYEEAAQYAKASNVAPMLGMATLSFLARQSQPGEADKAIGLFERVLAADPGHQPAKIYLAQLNIERAQPEKAVALLEPVMQEEGAALATDPEALATLANAYIALKTPEKAVAAYEKALQKQPDDDRLLISLGNAWRSMDSAPKAIEAMQKARQINPSNPMASYNLGILYGEASRLTESEAAYREAIRAEAGFLDAYYGLGVSLERQSLYNEAIAAYQTAAASKGRYQGQAQERIRLLTPLAAKQKPRPGASPAAEAGLPSQPPPLARPTEPPQRSGLVEPSPKTLTPQTTDNQALSQSRPLAQEAMTPPATANDASNAPILRARPVVPIAPFAPAPYDQRTSSP
- a CDS encoding cyclic nucleotide-binding domain-containing protein, which translates into the protein MLQGYEQRFATGETIIHQGAQGDRLFIIKLGTVMICRESAESGDLLRIAELGPGHMFGEMYLLSHEHTRNATAIAASEVTAYVVFEDSVAQDFQKMSPFQKIMFREMGRRVNDMNESYLGRSAVWSGTAASAFSSPQAPDDAEESIQWRDATISSS
- a CDS encoding DUF309 domain-containing protein; the encoded protein is MTCPEPPEAFYPAVEAFNAGRFFECHEILEDALWRPERDPARRAFYQGLIQIAVGYHHAHRDNRLGARRLLARGAQRLAACGFADGYAWIDAPSFLAGVRTTLAAITGGENELNPPLRF